A single window of Archangium gephyra DNA harbors:
- a CDS encoding family 16 glycosylhydrolase: MAWKLGSAAARGWMLALAVGSLLVGLDAAAAPVGQTIWLRACSTQQYVSADQNLGANAPLVANRATVDAWEQYQVIDAGGGLIALRASGSGLYVSADTNLGGQLVASRTTLQDWERFEWVELGNGSIALKARSNGLFVSADLNRGASAPLYASRASVGGCWESFTWGAVGGGGGGWVQIWGDEFDGTSVNPSNWYANTGVHVNSEQQQYTNSFNNIQVSNGTLKLITRREWNNGYPFTSGRLESAGLREFSHGRIEARIKMPVGPGLWPAFWLLGNNINQAGWPACGELDILENVGYSNWTSGALHGPGYSGNTPIFHQFYPSSPVSDWHVYRTEFSSSDIKWYIDGALMKTVTRAEVERYGPWAYDKPFFIILNLAVGGVMPHGYNGATTPYYGVPQSTADLIGRTPQQMEVDWVRAYQWR; encoded by the coding sequence ATGGCCTGGAAATTGGGGAGTGCGGCGGCGCGCGGCTGGATGCTGGCGCTTGCCGTTGGAAGCCTGCTGGTGGGTCTGGACGCGGCCGCCGCGCCTGTGGGTCAGACCATCTGGCTCAGGGCGTGCTCGACGCAGCAGTACGTGTCGGCGGACCAGAACCTGGGGGCCAACGCGCCCCTGGTGGCCAACCGCGCGACGGTGGATGCCTGGGAGCAGTACCAGGTCATCGACGCGGGCGGCGGCCTCATCGCGCTGCGTGCCAGCGGCTCCGGCCTGTACGTGTCCGCGGACACCAACCTGGGCGGGCAGCTCGTCGCCAGCCGGACCACGCTCCAGGACTGGGAGCGGTTCGAGTGGGTGGAGCTCGGCAACGGCTCCATCGCCCTGAAGGCCCGGAGCAATGGCTTGTTCGTGTCCGCGGACCTGAACCGGGGAGCGTCCGCGCCGCTGTACGCCAGCCGCGCGTCCGTGGGCGGGTGCTGGGAGTCGTTCACCTGGGGCGCCGTCGGCGGCGGTGGGGGCGGCTGGGTGCAGATCTGGGGTGACGAGTTCGACGGCACCAGTGTCAACCCGTCCAACTGGTACGCCAACACCGGCGTGCACGTGAACAGCGAGCAGCAGCAGTACACGAATTCGTTCAACAACATCCAGGTGAGCAACGGCACGCTGAAGCTCATCACGCGGCGTGAGTGGAACAACGGCTACCCGTTCACCTCGGGGCGGCTGGAGAGCGCGGGCCTGCGGGAGTTCAGCCATGGCCGCATCGAGGCGCGCATCAAGATGCCCGTGGGCCCGGGGCTGTGGCCCGCGTTCTGGCTGCTCGGCAACAACATCAACCAGGCCGGCTGGCCCGCGTGCGGCGAGCTCGACATCCTGGAGAACGTCGGCTACTCGAACTGGACCTCCGGCGCGCTGCATGGCCCGGGCTACTCGGGCAACACGCCCATCTTCCACCAGTTCTATCCGAGCTCCCCCGTCAGCGACTGGCACGTGTACCGCACCGAGTTCTCCAGCTCGGACATCAAGTGGTACATCGACGGCGCCCTGATGAAGACGGTGACGCGCGCCGAGGTCGAGCGGTACGGGCCCTGGGCATACGACAAGCCCTTCTTCATCATCCTGAACCTGGCCGTCGGCGGTGTGATGCCGCATGGCTACAACGGCGCGACGACGCCCTACTACGGCGTGCCGCAGTCCACGGCCGACCTCATCGGCCGGACGCCGCAGCAGATGGAAGTCGACTGGGTGCGTGCCTACCAGTGGCGATGA
- a CDS encoding helix-turn-helix domain-containing protein → MKSVRENTPPTAEETEETAPAAKGRGKKKEPGAAKKVEAPAPEAPGSEEEWAYEVAHADASTDLAPIVGRNLRRLRTQRGLSLERLAKASGVSRAMLGQIELGQSAPTINVIWKIARALGIPFSALISTTAQSGTRLMRTAQSKRLASHDGSFSSRALFPFDEPRRVEFYELRLAAHAEERADAHPPGTLENLVVTAGTVEIDRGDEHHVLGTGDAILFEADVAHVYRNPGNTEAVMYLVMTYAETVG, encoded by the coding sequence GTGAAATCGGTCCGCGAAAACACCCCTCCCACGGCGGAGGAGACAGAAGAGACGGCTCCCGCCGCCAAGGGCCGGGGCAAGAAGAAGGAGCCGGGGGCGGCCAAGAAGGTGGAGGCCCCCGCGCCCGAGGCCCCGGGCTCCGAGGAGGAGTGGGCCTACGAGGTGGCGCACGCGGATGCGTCGACGGACCTGGCGCCCATCGTCGGCCGCAACCTGCGCCGCCTGCGCACCCAGCGGGGCCTGTCCCTGGAGCGGCTCGCTAAGGCGTCCGGGGTGAGCCGGGCCATGCTGGGGCAGATCGAGCTGGGCCAGAGCGCGCCCACCATCAACGTCATCTGGAAGATCGCCCGGGCGCTGGGCATCCCGTTCTCGGCGCTGATCAGCACCACGGCGCAGAGCGGCACCCGGTTGATGCGCACCGCGCAGTCCAAGCGGCTGGCCTCGCATGACGGGAGCTTCAGCTCGCGCGCGCTCTTCCCGTTCGACGAGCCGCGGCGCGTGGAGTTCTACGAGCTGCGGCTGGCCGCGCACGCGGAGGAGCGTGCGGACGCGCACCCGCCGGGGACGCTGGAGAACCTGGTGGTGACGGCGGGGACGGTGGAGATCGACCGGGGCGACGAGCACCACGTGCTGGGCACGGGAGACGCCATCCTCTTCGAGGCGGACGTGGCGCACGTCTACCGCAACCCGGGCAACACGGAAGCGGTGATGTACCTGGTGATGACGTACGCGGAGACGGTCGGCTAG
- a CDS encoding serine/threonine-protein kinase, which produces MADSPINDSICPEEGAVREALSGRFPETEVARLLAHAERCPSCSLLLVRSGTLSSSEEEPTNVVDSPAPLAAETPPEEVLPRGAVVGRYMVLEKLGAGGMGVVYAAYDPELDRKLALKLLHPGSEQVEKSGGQARLMREAQALARLAHPNVISIFDVGTWSGRVFLAMELVEGPSLRDWLKQGPRAWREVVDVFSAAGRGLAAAHAAGLVHRDFKPDNVLLGKDGRVRVLDFGLARPASATGESLPALGELDLSERGSPLDTPLTRVGLVIGTPAYMAPELYSGGVLDARSDQFSYCVALYEALYGERPHGRTPGPPSTWRTPEPPRDARVPASLRRLVLRGLEPQPEQRFPSMEALLEALGQTLPMSQRPWLVAAASLLLLSLGVGLPLQYRAQAEQPCRGGARHLEGLWDSARKESLGKAFHATGKSNADESWSRTAQVLDSYAQGWVSMHTEACEATRVRGEQSDEVLSLRMACLERRLHALQALTDVYSRADAALVDQAAKAAHALPTLDGCANVEALRATIRPPEDPATREKVGQLRLRLAEARALFDSGQFKPALERIRTLAGDAVALRYRPLESEVLELRGALEEKAGDFPASEATLRQAVWAAEAGRHDEVIASASARLVRSGMLQAEFEQGREWAEHTRAVLERMGGDDRIEAFVTNALGAILLREDRMEESLEHFRRVVALRQKVYPAEHPEVAAGFNNLGAALTKLRRYEEARQQLVQAQAIYEKALGPTHPETGNALHNLGRLSQHLADDAAALRYLRASLTARETGLGPEHPEVAATVGSMGDSYCDLRQYAECLASSERSMAIRTKAFGPKHTEISASVRRVAEALEGLGRKSEALVRFQESLRGSESVEPPYAPDVIAALVELAGALRARGRRAEALPHLQRALALAEKEMGKDAFETATALEGLGAWHLEGGQHRQALVHYQRALAIREKDSPPGHPDLFEPLAGVGRSQVALNAPAEAVAPLERALALAGSPRIAPETAADLRFLLARALWDAGTGRERARELATRAREVLLQAHQAPAASQVTAWLESHGGP; this is translated from the coding sequence ATGGCGGACAGCCCCATCAACGACAGCATCTGCCCCGAGGAAGGCGCCGTACGCGAGGCCTTGTCGGGACGATTCCCGGAAACGGAGGTGGCGCGGCTGCTCGCGCACGCGGAGCGGTGTCCCTCGTGCAGCCTCCTCCTGGTGCGCAGTGGCACCCTCTCCTCGTCGGAGGAGGAGCCCACCAACGTGGTGGACTCACCGGCCCCGCTGGCCGCCGAGACCCCTCCCGAGGAGGTGCTGCCGCGCGGGGCCGTGGTGGGCCGCTACATGGTGCTCGAGAAGCTCGGGGCCGGCGGCATGGGCGTGGTGTACGCCGCGTATGATCCCGAGCTGGACCGCAAGCTCGCCCTCAAGCTGCTCCACCCAGGCTCGGAGCAGGTGGAGAAGAGCGGGGGCCAGGCCCGGCTGATGCGCGAGGCCCAGGCGCTGGCGCGGCTGGCCCACCCCAACGTCATCTCCATCTTCGACGTGGGGACGTGGAGCGGGCGCGTCTTCCTCGCCATGGAGCTGGTGGAAGGGCCCTCGCTGCGCGACTGGCTCAAGCAGGGGCCGCGCGCCTGGCGCGAGGTGGTGGACGTCTTCAGCGCCGCCGGACGGGGACTCGCGGCCGCGCATGCCGCGGGGCTGGTGCACCGAGACTTCAAGCCGGACAACGTGCTGCTGGGCAAGGACGGGCGCGTGCGCGTGCTGGACTTCGGCCTGGCCCGGCCGGCGTCGGCCACGGGGGAGTCCCTGCCCGCCCTCGGCGAGCTCGACCTGTCCGAGCGGGGCTCTCCGCTGGACACGCCCCTCACCCGGGTGGGCCTCGTCATCGGCACGCCGGCCTACATGGCGCCGGAGCTCTACAGCGGGGGCGTCCTCGACGCGCGCTCGGACCAGTTCAGCTACTGCGTGGCCCTCTACGAGGCCCTCTATGGCGAGCGGCCCCATGGCCGGACACCGGGCCCGCCCTCCACCTGGCGCACCCCCGAGCCGCCCCGGGACGCCCGCGTGCCCGCCAGCCTGCGGCGCCTCGTGCTGCGCGGGTTGGAGCCCCAGCCCGAGCAGCGCTTCCCCTCCATGGAGGCCCTGCTCGAGGCGCTCGGCCAGACGCTGCCCATGAGCCAGCGCCCCTGGCTGGTGGCCGCCGCCAGCCTCCTCTTGCTCTCCCTCGGCGTGGGGCTGCCGCTCCAGTACCGGGCCCAGGCCGAGCAGCCCTGCCGGGGCGGCGCCCGCCACCTGGAAGGGCTGTGGGACTCCGCTCGCAAGGAGTCGCTCGGCAAGGCCTTCCACGCCACCGGCAAGTCCAACGCGGACGAGTCCTGGTCGCGCACGGCCCAGGTGCTGGACAGCTACGCCCAGGGCTGGGTGTCCATGCACACCGAGGCCTGCGAGGCCACCCGCGTCCGCGGCGAGCAGTCCGACGAGGTGCTCTCGCTGCGCATGGCGTGTCTGGAGCGGCGGCTGCACGCGCTCCAGGCCCTCACGGACGTCTACTCCCGCGCGGACGCCGCCCTGGTGGATCAGGCCGCGAAGGCCGCGCACGCGCTGCCCACGCTGGATGGCTGCGCCAACGTGGAGGCCCTGCGTGCCACCATCCGCCCGCCGGAGGACCCCGCCACCCGGGAGAAGGTGGGGCAACTGCGGCTGCGGCTCGCCGAGGCGCGGGCCCTCTTCGACAGCGGCCAGTTCAAGCCCGCCCTGGAGCGCATCCGGACGCTCGCCGGGGACGCGGTGGCCCTGCGCTACCGTCCGCTGGAGTCCGAGGTGCTGGAGCTGCGCGGTGCCCTGGAGGAGAAGGCCGGGGACTTCCCGGCCTCAGAGGCCACGCTGCGGCAGGCGGTGTGGGCCGCGGAGGCCGGCCGCCACGACGAGGTCATCGCCTCGGCCTCGGCCCGGCTGGTGCGCTCGGGGATGCTCCAGGCGGAGTTCGAGCAGGGCCGCGAGTGGGCCGAGCACACCCGCGCGGTGCTGGAGCGCATGGGGGGGGATGATCGCATCGAGGCCTTCGTCACCAACGCGCTGGGCGCCATCCTCCTGCGCGAGGACAGGATGGAGGAGTCCCTGGAGCACTTCCGCCGGGTGGTGGCGCTGCGCCAGAAGGTCTACCCGGCCGAGCACCCGGAGGTGGCGGCGGGCTTCAACAACCTGGGCGCCGCGCTCACCAAGCTGAGGCGGTACGAGGAGGCGCGCCAGCAGCTCGTCCAGGCGCAGGCCATCTACGAGAAGGCCCTGGGCCCCACGCATCCGGAGACGGGCAACGCGTTGCACAACCTGGGGCGCCTGTCGCAGCACCTCGCGGATGACGCGGCGGCCCTGCGCTACCTGCGGGCCTCCCTGACGGCGCGGGAGACGGGGCTGGGGCCGGAGCACCCGGAGGTGGCCGCGACCGTGGGCTCCATGGGCGACAGCTACTGCGATCTGCGCCAGTACGCCGAGTGCCTCGCCAGCTCCGAGCGGAGCATGGCCATCCGCACGAAGGCCTTCGGGCCCAAGCATACGGAGATCTCCGCCAGTGTGAGGCGGGTGGCGGAGGCCCTGGAGGGCCTGGGCAGGAAGAGCGAGGCGCTGGTGCGCTTCCAGGAGTCCCTGCGGGGGTCGGAGTCCGTCGAGCCGCCCTATGCCCCGGACGTCATCGCCGCCCTGGTGGAGCTCGCCGGGGCCCTGCGGGCCCGGGGCCGCCGCGCCGAGGCCCTGCCGCACCTCCAGCGCGCCCTGGCCCTGGCGGAGAAGGAGATGGGCAAGGACGCCTTCGAGACGGCTACCGCACTGGAAGGGCTGGGCGCCTGGCACCTGGAAGGCGGGCAGCACCGGCAGGCGCTCGTGCACTACCAGCGGGCCCTGGCCATCCGGGAGAAGGACAGCCCGCCGGGGCACCCGGATCTCTTCGAGCCGCTCGCGGGCGTGGGCAGGAGCCAGGTGGCGCTCAACGCTCCGGCCGAGGCGGTGGCGCCGCTGGAGCGGGCGCTGGCGCTGGCGGGCTCCCCGCGCATCGCTCCGGAGACGGCGGCGGACCTGCGCTTCCTCCTGGCCCGGGCCCTGTGGGACGCGGGCACGGGGCGCGAGCGGGCACGGGAGCTGGCCACCCGGGCGCGGGAGGTGCTCCTCCAGGCGCACCAGGCCCCCGCGGCCTCCCAGGTGACGGCGTGGCTGGAGTCCCACGGCGGCCCCTGA